The following are encoded in a window of Prevotella melaninogenica genomic DNA:
- a CDS encoding NUDIX hydrolase, giving the protein MDKKKQRNDEDMKWSILASEQLINRPWMKARRDTVQLPNGKIYDEYYVLSYPKWINVIAETEDGKLILERQYRHGLGVVSTEICAGVVEEGEAPLHAAQRELEEETGYTGGKWEEIMTIAPNPGVMDNLCHCFYARGVKKTNKQHLDETEDIDVFLCPKEEVKQMLLRGEFIQALMVAPLWKYFSIKD; this is encoded by the coding sequence ATGGACAAGAAAAAGCAACGTAATGATGAAGATATGAAATGGAGTATACTTGCATCCGAGCAACTTATTAATCGACCTTGGATGAAGGCTCGTCGTGATACTGTTCAGTTACCAAATGGAAAGATCTATGATGAGTATTATGTACTTTCATATCCAAAGTGGATTAATGTAATTGCTGAGACAGAAGATGGGAAACTTATCTTGGAACGTCAATATAGACACGGACTTGGCGTCGTGTCAACAGAGATTTGTGCAGGAGTAGTAGAAGAAGGAGAGGCTCCGCTACATGCAGCACAACGAGAATTAGAAGAAGAAACTGGGTACACTGGTGGTAAATGGGAAGAGATTATGACCATAGCTCCTAACCCAGGAGTTATGGATAATCTATGTCATTGTTTCTATGCTCGTGGCGTAAAAAAGACAAACAAGCAGCATCTTGATGAGACAGAAGACATAGATGTTTTTCTTTGTCCTAAGGAGGAAGTAAAACAAATGTTATTACGTGGTGAGTTTATTCAAGCATTAATGGTAGCTCCATTATGGAAATACTTTAGCATCAAAGATTGA
- a CDS encoding DIP1984 family protein, with protein MKLAEALAIRKDTQKRIEQLKSRILNNVRVQEGDSPSEEPEELMKEMDACLNTLFALIFKINKTNMNTISEGRTITEMMAERDILSMRITSLREIFNKASESQERYSRSEIKMVTTIDIKPLGKKIDDLSKQLRELDMKIQTLNFTTELME; from the coding sequence ATGAAATTAGCAGAGGCATTAGCTATTCGTAAGGATACACAAAAAAGAATAGAACAGCTTAAAAGTAGAATACTGAATAATGTTCGAGTACAGGAAGGAGATTCTCCATCAGAAGAACCTGAGGAGTTGATGAAAGAAATGGATGCTTGTCTGAATACTCTTTTCGCTTTAATATTCAAGATTAACAAGACAAACATGAATACTATTAGTGAAGGGCGGACTATTACAGAAATGATGGCAGAACGTGATATTCTCTCTATGCGTATTACGTCACTTCGAGAAATCTTTAATAAAGCGTCAGAATCTCAGGAGCGTTACAGCCGTTCTGAAATCAAAATGGTAACAACTATAGATATCAAGCCTTTAGGTAAGAAGATTGATGACTTATCTAAGCAATTACGCGAACTTGATATGAAGATACAGACACTAAACTTCACAACTGAACTAATGGAGTAA
- a CDS encoding L-serine ammonia-lyase, with the protein MESLREIFRIGKGPSSSHTMGPQRAAIIFAERHPEAARFEVTLYGSLAATGKGHMTDKAIIDVLKQIAPVEIVWEPSVFLPYHPNGMLFRAYNNSQDLLDEWTVYSVGGGALSEGKATDDYFHKESVYDLHTLKDIQTWCEHHGRGYWEYVKHCEGDDLWDYLREVWKTMQAAVERGLDSEGALPGPLNLARKAPNYYIKARGYKPSLQSRGMVYSYALAVSEENASGGTIVTAPTCGACGVVPAVLYHLSKGHDFSETKILHALATAGLFGNIVKYNASISGAEVGCQGEVGVACAMASAASCQLFGGSPSQIEYAAEMGLEHHLGMTCDPVCGLVQIPCIERNAFAACRALDAQLYASFSDGSHRVSFDRVVEVMKQTGHDIPSLYKETSAGGLAKDYQM; encoded by the coding sequence ATGGAATCATTAAGAGAGATATTTAGAATCGGTAAGGGACCATCGAGTAGTCATACGATGGGACCACAGCGTGCAGCAATAATCTTTGCAGAACGTCATCCAGAAGCAGCAAGATTTGAAGTTACATTGTATGGTAGCTTGGCTGCCACAGGCAAGGGCCACATGACAGATAAGGCCATTATTGACGTACTAAAACAAATAGCACCAGTAGAAATAGTATGGGAACCTTCGGTTTTCCTTCCTTATCATCCTAATGGCATGTTGTTTCGTGCCTATAATAACAGTCAAGATCTCTTAGACGAATGGACTGTATACAGTGTTGGAGGTGGTGCTTTGTCAGAAGGAAAGGCCACAGACGACTACTTCCATAAGGAGTCTGTCTATGATTTGCATACACTTAAAGATATCCAAACATGGTGTGAGCATCATGGACGTGGTTATTGGGAGTATGTAAAACATTGTGAGGGAGATGATTTATGGGACTATCTGCGTGAAGTTTGGAAAACAATGCAAGCTGCTGTTGAGCGTGGTCTTGACAGTGAAGGAGCCTTACCAGGTCCATTGAACCTTGCTCGTAAAGCACCTAATTATTATATAAAGGCACGTGGATATAAGCCTTCTTTACAGAGTCGAGGAATGGTTTATTCATACGCTTTGGCAGTTAGTGAGGAGAATGCCTCTGGTGGTACGATTGTGACCGCACCAACTTGTGGTGCCTGTGGCGTTGTTCCTGCAGTTTTATATCACCTGTCAAAGGGGCATGACTTTTCTGAAACTAAGATATTGCATGCACTTGCAACAGCAGGTCTTTTTGGTAATATAGTAAAATATAATGCTTCTATTTCAGGTGCCGAAGTAGGCTGTCAGGGTGAAGTTGGTGTAGCATGTGCAATGGCATCAGCAGCTTCTTGTCAGTTGTTTGGTGGTAGTCCATCTCAGATTGAATATGCTGCAGAAATGGGTTTGGAGCACCATTTAGGTATGACATGTGACCCCGTGTGTGGTTTAGTACAGATTCCTTGTATTGAACGTAACGCTTTTGCAGCTTGTCGTGCATTAGATGCTCAGCTTTATGCATCCTTCAGTGATGGTAGCCATCGCGTTTCATTTGACCGTGTTGTAGAGGTTATGAAGCAGACTGGACATGATATTCCGTCTCTTTATAAGGAAACAAGTGCTGGAGGTTTGGCAAAGGATTATCAGATGTAA
- a CDS encoding LutC/YkgG family protein: MNKEDLFSKLRRNTKEQFDMPEKPIEGIKYQDVVQRFIEMSHIVGCEVIEAKAEDDINALIQKAYPDAKILASSVKGIKADLNPDTVLKAQDLNGTDVGIIQGEIAVAENGCVWVPQTMKERVVCFISENLVILVQRNNIVNNMHEAYKKINMTDYGYGCFISGPSKTADIEQALVMGAQAARGVTVIIMG; the protein is encoded by the coding sequence ATGAATAAAGAAGATTTATTTAGCAAATTACGACGTAATACAAAAGAACAGTTTGATATGCCCGAGAAGCCTATTGAGGGTATTAAATATCAAGATGTAGTACAGCGATTTATCGAGATGAGTCATATTGTAGGCTGTGAAGTCATTGAGGCTAAGGCAGAAGATGATATCAATGCACTGATACAAAAGGCTTATCCTGATGCTAAGATATTGGCTTCAAGTGTAAAAGGAATAAAGGCAGACCTTAATCCTGACACTGTTTTAAAGGCACAAGACCTCAATGGAACAGATGTTGGAATCATTCAGGGAGAAATTGCTGTAGCAGAGAACGGATGTGTATGGGTGCCACAAACAATGAAAGAAAGAGTTGTTTGTTTCATATCAGAAAACCTTGTTATCCTCGTTCAACGTAACAATATCGTCAATAATATGCATGAAGCATATAAAAAGATTAACATGACAGACTATGGTTACGGCTGTTTTATATCCGGTCCAAGCAAAACAGCCGATATTGAACAAGCACTTGTCATGGGAGCACAAGCAGCACGTGGAGTTACAGTTATCATAATGGGATAA
- the rplU gene encoding 50S ribosomal protein L21, translated as MYAIVEINGQQFKAEEGKKLFVNHIKDAEEGKAVEFDKVLLVDNNGTVTVGAPTVEGAKVVAEVVAPLVKGDKVVVFKMKRRKDYRKKNGHRSHFTQVEIKSINA; from the coding sequence ATGTACGCAATTGTAGAAATTAACGGTCAGCAGTTCAAGGCTGAGGAGGGCAAGAAGCTCTTCGTAAACCACATCAAAGATGCGGAAGAAGGCAAGGCTGTTGAGTTTGACAAGGTTCTGTTGGTTGATAACAACGGAACAGTCACAGTAGGCGCACCAACTGTCGAGGGCGCAAAGGTAGTAGCTGAGGTAGTAGCTCCTCTCGTAAAAGGCGACAAGGTAGTTGTCTTCAAGATGAAACGTCGTAAGGACTACAGAAAGAAGAACGGTCATCGTTCACACTTCACTCAGGTAGAAATTAAATCAATTAACGCTTAA
- a CDS encoding DUF2130 domain-containing protein: MKELICPNCHKAFTVDEADYASIVNQVKNTEFNEEVNRRIAELHEQHKAEQALATAKTEQTFQHQLSKKELELGAKDAEIERLKSEKESELTKLKSSFSAEIEVLKTQLENIATQKKNEMMIALAEKEQQISKLNSVIEQNENKLQLVLMEERSKAQKEVQAKDTEISQLRSAVELEKREAQLHEASLIKHHENELRMKQDLVDYYKDLKTKMSTKMVGETLEQHCSIEFDQYIRPMMPTAYFEKDNDASDGTKGDFIFRAEEDGTEYISIMFEMKNEMDTTATKHKNDDFLKKLDDDRKKKGCEFAVLVSLLEADNELYNTGIVNKSHLYPKMYVIRPQFFVPFINLLVQTSKKSLEYKKQLILSQSKEVDVTNFENKIEDFKTKFGRHYEMASKKFNDAIKDIDATIIKLQKVREELLSSENNLRLANKDTDDLTIRRLTYMNPTMKAKFDEARKNNQNITE; this comes from the coding sequence ATGAAAGAATTAATATGCCCTAACTGCCATAAGGCATTTACTGTTGACGAAGCAGACTATGCTTCTATCGTTAATCAAGTAAAGAATACAGAGTTTAACGAGGAGGTTAACCGTCGTATAGCTGAGCTTCATGAGCAGCACAAGGCAGAACAAGCCTTAGCAACTGCAAAGACAGAACAAACCTTTCAGCACCAACTTTCTAAGAAAGAACTTGAACTTGGTGCCAAAGATGCTGAGATTGAACGTCTGAAGAGTGAGAAAGAAAGTGAACTTACAAAGCTAAAGAGTTCATTCTCAGCCGAGATAGAGGTGCTTAAAACACAGTTAGAAAACATTGCAACTCAGAAGAAGAATGAGATGATGATTGCTTTGGCAGAGAAGGAGCAGCAGATATCTAAGCTTAACTCTGTCATAGAACAAAATGAAAATAAGTTGCAACTTGTACTCATGGAGGAACGTAGTAAAGCTCAGAAAGAGGTTCAAGCAAAGGACACTGAAATCTCTCAGCTTCGTTCTGCAGTAGAATTAGAGAAGCGTGAAGCACAACTTCATGAGGCATCACTCATCAAACATCATGAGAATGAACTTCGAATGAAGCAGGATTTAGTGGACTACTATAAAGACTTGAAGACCAAGATGTCTACCAAGATGGTTGGTGAAACGCTTGAACAGCATTGTAGTATAGAGTTTGACCAGTATATCCGACCAATGATGCCTACTGCTTACTTTGAGAAAGACAATGATGCAAGCGATGGTACAAAGGGAGACTTCATCTTTCGTGCGGAAGAAGATGGTACGGAGTATATCTCTATCATGTTCGAAATGAAGAATGAAATGGATACTACTGCCACAAAACATAAGAACGATGACTTCTTGAAAAAGCTTGATGATGACCGCAAAAAGAAAGGTTGTGAGTTTGCTGTTTTAGTCAGTCTTCTTGAAGCTGATAATGAACTTTATAATACTGGCATTGTAAACAAGAGTCATCTGTACCCAAAGATGTACGTTATTCGTCCACAGTTCTTCGTTCCATTTATTAATCTTCTTGTACAAACGTCAAAGAAGAGTTTAGAATATAAGAAGCAACTTATTCTTTCACAGAGCAAAGAGGTGGATGTCACCAACTTTGAAAATAAGATTGAAGACTTCAAAACTAAGTTTGGGCGACATTATGAGATGGCATCTAAGAAGTTTAATGATGCTATTAAGGATATTGATGCTACAATTATAAAACTTCAAAAGGTACGTGAGGAACTTTTAAGTAGTGAGAATAATCTTCGTCTTGCTAATAAAGACACAGACGATCTTACAATACGTAGGCTAACGTACATGAATCCTACGATGAAAGCTAAGTTTGACGAAGCCCGTAAGAATAACCAGAATATAACAGAATAA
- the eno gene encoding phosphopyruvate hydratase: MKIEKVHAREIMDSRGNPTVEVEVTLENGVMGRASVPSGASTGENEALELRDGDKNRFLGKGVLKAVENVNNLIAPALKGDCVLNQRAIDYKMLELDDTPTKSKLGANAILGVSLAVAQAAAKALNIPLYRYIGGANTYVLPVPMMNIINGGAHSDAPIAFQEFMIRPVGAPSEKEGIRMGAEVFHALAKLLKKRGLSTAVGDEGGFAPKFDGIEDALDSIIQAIKDAGYEPGKDVKIAMDCAASEFAVCEDGKWFYDYRQLKNGMPKDPNGKKLSADEQIAYLEHLITKYPIDSIEDGLDENDWENWVKLTSAIGDRCQLVGDDLFVTNVKFLEKGIKMGAANSILIKVNQIGSLTETLEAIEMAHRHGYTTVTSHRSGETEDTTIADIAVATNSGQIKTGSMSRTDRMAKYNQLIRIEEELGACAKYSYTKLK; the protein is encoded by the coding sequence ATGAAGATTGAAAAAGTACATGCTCGCGAGATTATGGACTCACGTGGCAATCCTACAGTTGAAGTAGAGGTAACTCTCGAGAATGGTGTAATGGGTCGTGCAAGCGTTCCATCTGGTGCTTCTACTGGTGAGAACGAGGCTCTGGAGCTTCGTGATGGCGACAAGAACCGTTTCTTGGGTAAGGGTGTTCTCAAGGCTGTTGAGAATGTAAACAACCTTATCGCTCCAGCTTTGAAGGGTGACTGCGTGCTGAATCAGCGTGCTATTGACTACAAGATGCTTGAACTCGATGATACTCCTACTAAGAGTAAGCTCGGTGCTAACGCTATTCTCGGTGTTTCTTTGGCTGTAGCTCAGGCTGCTGCTAAGGCATTGAACATTCCATTGTATCGTTATATCGGTGGTGCAAATACTTATGTATTGCCAGTACCTATGATGAATATCATCAACGGTGGTGCTCACTCTGATGCTCCTATCGCATTCCAGGAGTTCATGATTCGCCCTGTAGGTGCTCCTTCTGAGAAGGAAGGTATCCGTATGGGTGCTGAGGTATTCCACGCACTTGCTAAGCTTTTGAAGAAGCGCGGTCTCTCTACTGCAGTAGGTGATGAGGGTGGTTTCGCTCCTAAGTTCGATGGTATCGAGGATGCACTCGATTCAATCATTCAGGCTATCAAGGACGCTGGTTATGAGCCAGGCAAGGATGTTAAGATTGCTATGGACTGTGCTGCTTCTGAGTTCGCTGTATGCGAGGATGGTAAGTGGTTCTATGACTATCGTCAGTTGAAGAATGGTATGCCAAAGGATCCTAATGGTAAGAAGCTTAGCGCTGATGAGCAGATTGCTTACCTCGAGCACCTTATCACAAAGTATCCTATCGACTCTATCGAGGATGGTCTCGATGAGAACGACTGGGAGAACTGGGTTAAGTTGACATCTGCTATCGGTGATCGTTGCCAGCTCGTTGGTGATGACTTGTTCGTAACTAACGTTAAGTTCCTCGAGAAGGGTATCAAGATGGGTGCAGCTAACTCTATCCTTATCAAGGTTAACCAGATTGGTTCTTTGACAGAGACTCTCGAGGCTATCGAGATGGCTCATCGTCATGGTTACACAACTGTAACTTCACACCGTTCTGGTGAGACTGAGGACACAACTATCGCTGACATCGCTGTTGCAACAAACTCTGGTCAGATTAAGACTGGTTCTATGTCTCGTACAGACCGTATGGCTAAGTACAACCAGCTCATCCGTATTGAGGAGGAACTTGGTGCTTGTGCTAAGTATAGTTACACAAAGTTGAAGTAA
- a CDS encoding DUF4230 domain-containing protein: METRTPENIITEQKKNDIKPNKKGLLSRFLSFNKGCLLTFLIIISICGGLFYWFNSSNEISISADQRIDITPTQIQQIQDIGQWEFLAINDEELIDTVSRGFFSDSELVRIYYGTVRLGVDLHQAEPHWLRVENDSVIVAKLPPIGLLDTNFIDEAKSRSFFEKGDWTSADREQLYNRAYKKMLARCMTIENISTAEKNAKQQFTQFLRSMGYKNIKVEFASKKQ, encoded by the coding sequence ATGGAAACAAGAACACCTGAAAATATAATAACAGAGCAAAAGAAGAATGATATTAAGCCGAATAAGAAAGGACTTCTCAGTCGTTTCTTATCCTTTAATAAAGGCTGTCTGCTGACCTTTTTAATCATCATTAGTATTTGTGGCGGTCTGTTTTACTGGTTTAATTCATCCAATGAGATAAGTATATCTGCTGACCAGCGTATTGATATAACGCCAACACAGATACAACAAATACAAGATATAGGTCAGTGGGAATTTCTTGCAATCAATGATGAAGAACTCATAGATACGGTGAGTCGTGGCTTCTTCTCTGATTCAGAACTTGTGCGTATCTATTATGGTACGGTTCGTTTAGGTGTTGACTTACATCAGGCAGAACCTCATTGGCTTCGTGTTGAGAATGACAGTGTTATCGTTGCAAAGTTGCCACCTATTGGATTACTTGACACTAACTTTATCGACGAGGCAAAGTCACGCTCATTTTTTGAGAAAGGAGACTGGACTTCGGCTGATCGTGAACAACTCTATAATCGCGCCTATAAAAAGATGTTAGCTCGTTGTATGACAATTGAGAATATTAGCACAGCTGAAAAAAATGCTAAGCAACAGTTTACTCAGTTCCTCCGTTCTATGGGCTATAAAAATATTAAGGTTGAGTTTGCCTCAAAGAAACAATAA
- a CDS encoding MATE family efflux transporter — MASEETTQHIESMTEGAPSRAILKFAIPLILGYILQQMYLIIDAAIVGRWIGVGALAAVGASSSIMFLIMGFCNGSCAGFAIPVAQAFGAKDYHKMRCYVSNAMRIALVLAIVITLLSCFLCDKILRMVNTPEDVFHDAYIFLFLQFCTIPFTIAYNLLSGQIRALGNSKQPFYFLLVSSFLNIFLDIVFILLLGMGVEGAGIATFLSQVFASSLCWWFIKRHMTILVPIGDERQFDNKKISILLNNGIPMGLQFSITSIGIIMLQSANNALGTVYVASFTAAIRIKYLFTCVLENIGVAMATYCGQNLGAKKLQRIKTGVNDAMWIMMAYFVLTVIIIYPFADKMMMIFVNGNEQEVIENAAQLMRISNWFYPSLGVLVILRYSIQGLGYSNLSMMSGVMEMIARCGVSIWLVPALAWIGVCYADPVAWIMADIFLIPAYIWLIRRLKRQIG, encoded by the coding sequence ATGGCATCAGAAGAAACAACACAACATATAGAAAGCATGACAGAAGGCGCTCCTTCACGTGCTATCTTGAAATTTGCAATACCCCTCATTCTTGGTTATATATTGCAGCAAATGTATCTAATTATTGATGCTGCAATAGTAGGAAGATGGATAGGTGTAGGGGCATTGGCTGCTGTGGGTGCATCAAGTAGTATTATGTTCCTCATCATGGGCTTTTGTAATGGTTCATGTGCAGGCTTTGCTATACCTGTAGCACAAGCTTTTGGAGCAAAGGACTACCATAAAATGCGTTGTTATGTTAGCAACGCTATGCGTATTGCTTTAGTTTTAGCCATAGTCATCACGTTACTTTCTTGTTTCCTATGTGATAAGATTCTACGAATGGTTAACACGCCAGAAGATGTTTTTCATGATGCTTATATCTTTCTTTTTCTGCAGTTTTGCACTATCCCTTTCACTATTGCCTATAATCTTTTATCTGGTCAGATACGAGCATTAGGTAATTCTAAGCAGCCTTTTTACTTTCTTCTTGTATCCTCTTTCTTAAACATTTTTCTTGATATTGTTTTTATTCTGTTACTGGGAATGGGAGTTGAAGGAGCTGGCATAGCAACTTTCCTCAGTCAGGTTTTTGCATCATCATTATGTTGGTGGTTTATCAAACGACACATGACAATCCTCGTACCTATCGGCGATGAACGTCAGTTTGATAACAAAAAAATAAGTATTCTGCTGAACAATGGTATACCTATGGGGCTACAATTCTCTATTACCTCTATTGGTATTATCATGCTTCAAAGTGCAAATAACGCTTTAGGAACAGTTTATGTTGCTTCATTTACTGCGGCTATTCGTATTAAATACCTTTTCACTTGTGTACTTGAAAATATAGGTGTAGCCATGGCAACATACTGTGGACAAAACCTTGGTGCAAAGAAACTTCAGCGAATAAAAACTGGTGTGAATGATGCAATGTGGATAATGATGGCTTATTTCGTTCTTACAGTTATTATTATCTATCCTTTTGCAGACAAAATGATGATGATTTTTGTCAATGGAAATGAACAGGAAGTAATTGAAAATGCAGCACAATTGATGCGTATTTCAAACTGGTTCTATCCTTCATTGGGAGTTCTCGTCATTCTTCGATACAGTATTCAAGGTCTTGGATATAGTAACTTGAGTATGATGAGTGGAGTTATGGAAATGATAGCACGCTGCGGTGTGAGTATTTGGTTAGTACCCGCTTTGGCATGGATAGGTGTTTGTTATGCTGACCCAGTAGCATGGATAATGGCAGATATATTCCTTATTCCAGCCTACATTTGGCTGATTAGAAGACTAAAGAGACAAATTGGATAG
- a CDS encoding DUF4230 domain-containing protein gives MKHFALLLSFFSLLTVACTDKKNTEEPVAKVIDTIPMLVTQVQQCSRLYTTEYRIHKIITHDDKMKLSGSFMKQDFSVTLPLGDRRIAIPMDATLKAYIDLSGFSDKNIQRQGKELLITLPDPKIVLTSTKINHKEVKEYVALTRHNFTDAELTSYEAQGRKQIIASIPQMGIIEQAQESAARQLVPIFTAMGYKESDITVSFRKKFTLKDLGQVIEVNKKD, from the coding sequence ATGAAACATTTCGCCCTCCTACTGTCGTTTTTTTCATTGCTGACAGTGGCTTGTACTGATAAAAAAAATACTGAAGAGCCAGTTGCAAAGGTTATTGATACGATTCCAATGCTGGTAACACAGGTACAGCAATGTTCACGACTTTACACGACAGAATATCGTATTCATAAGATTATCACTCATGATGATAAGATGAAACTGTCTGGCTCGTTCATGAAACAAGACTTCAGCGTGACTTTACCATTAGGCGACCGTCGAATTGCAATCCCAATGGACGCTACATTGAAGGCCTACATAGACTTATCTGGTTTTAGTGATAAGAATATTCAACGCCAAGGTAAGGAACTTCTCATTACCCTACCCGATCCAAAGATTGTTCTTACTTCAACAAAGATTAATCATAAGGAGGTGAAGGAATATGTGGCACTGACACGTCATAACTTTACGGATGCTGAACTTACAAGTTATGAGGCACAAGGAAGAAAACAGATTATAGCTTCTATACCACAGATGGGTATCATCGAACAGGCACAAGAAAGTGCTGCACGACAGCTTGTTCCGATCTTTACTGCTATGGGTTATAAAGAATCTGACATAACTGTCTCATTCCGCAAAAAGTTTACTCTTAAGGATTTAGGGCAGGTGATTGAAGTAAATAAAAAGGATTGA
- a CDS encoding OsmC family protein, translated as MVVTKAIYQGKGRVEAKHVRSGVLVTTDAGKAVGGLGENQNPVQLLGNALSACVLTLMGLQAERRGVDFTGCYAEVGECEEDMEKFTVTRIPITFHLKASFDEKQRKKFEYIANKACFVGNTLTAEKVFTFVYD; from the coding sequence ATGGTAGTAACGAAAGCAATTTATCAAGGGAAGGGACGCGTTGAGGCAAAACACGTAAGATCGGGAGTTCTCGTAACAACAGATGCTGGAAAAGCAGTTGGTGGCCTTGGAGAAAATCAAAACCCTGTTCAACTATTAGGTAACGCATTATCTGCTTGTGTTCTAACTCTTATGGGTTTGCAAGCTGAGCGTAGAGGTGTAGACTTCACTGGCTGTTATGCTGAAGTTGGTGAGTGCGAAGAAGATATGGAAAAGTTCACAGTTACTCGTATTCCGATAACTTTTCATCTTAAGGCTTCATTTGATGAAAAACAGCGTAAGAAGTTTGAGTATATTGCTAACAAAGCATGTTTTGTGGGTAATACGTTAACTGCAGAAAAGGTTTTCACCTTTGTGTACGATTAA
- the rpmA gene encoding 50S ribosomal protein L27, giving the protein MAHKKGVGSSKNGRESASKRLGVKIWGGQKIIAGNIIVRQRGNKHFPGENVAQGKDDTLYALADGVVYFHKGKYNKSTVSVLSEEVYAAKTVKPEA; this is encoded by the coding sequence ATGGCACATAAAAAAGGTGTAGGTAGTTCTAAGAACGGTCGCGAATCAGCTTCAAAGCGTTTAGGTGTTAAGATCTGGGGTGGCCAGAAGATTATCGCAGGTAACATTATCGTTCGCCAGCGCGGTAACAAGCACTTCCCAGGCGAGAACGTTGCACAGGGTAAGGACGACACATTGTATGCACTTGCAGACGGTGTTGTTTACTTCCACAAGGGCAAGTACAATAAGAGTACTGTTTCTGTCCTTTCAGAGGAAGTTTACGCTGCTAAGACTGTAAAGCCAGAAGCTTAA
- a CDS encoding HU family DNA-binding protein: protein MKIRLVPKKNPQKREEVKFYANPVNLGHKSLDDIARDIAGRSSLTRGDVSNVLYNFIDCLPHYLRDGFSIQLGEFGSMRVTLASKGSETEKAFKTETIKPRVVFTPGTELKRELAVNSYESVRKTEEAGKDKKKKEKEKKEEENGPVPDTV, encoded by the coding sequence ATGAAAATTCGTTTAGTACCAAAGAAAAATCCGCAGAAGCGGGAGGAAGTAAAGTTTTATGCTAACCCTGTTAATCTTGGGCATAAGTCGCTCGACGACATTGCGCGTGACATTGCGGGGCGTTCGTCCTTGACACGTGGTGATGTGTCGAACGTGTTGTATAACTTTATTGATTGCTTGCCCCATTATCTCCGTGATGGTTTCAGCATTCAATTGGGCGAGTTTGGCTCGATGCGTGTCACACTGGCGAGCAAAGGATCAGAAACAGAAAAAGCTTTTAAGACCGAGACGATTAAGCCTCGTGTGGTCTTTACGCCTGGAACAGAATTGAAACGTGAGCTTGCCGTAAATTCCTACGAATCGGTGAGAAAGACAGAAGAGGCAGGGAAAGACAAGAAGAAAAAGGAAAAGGAAAAGAAAGAAGAGGAAAATGGACCTGTACCAGACACCGTTTAA